In the genome of Anaerolineaceae bacterium oral taxon 439, the window TCCATATGGGTTGACCGCCCCGGCCATCGCTCTCCGCGCCGTTTCGTCGTCGAGGATCCGCGACGTCTCCCGCAGGATCGTTTCCGGATTCGTTCCAACCAGACGGACGTTTCCGGACGCGACGCCCTCCGGACGCTCGGTCACGCTGCGCAGCACAAGGACCGGAACGCCCAGACCCGGCGCTTCCTCCTGAAGCCCGCCCGAATCAGTCAGGACCAGCGCCGACCGCCTGACCAGCTGGACCATGCTCAGATAGTCCAGCGGATCGAGAAGCGTCAGGTTCTCAACGCCTTGCAACTTCGCGAAAACGACCGAACGCACCCTCGGATTCAGATGAACCGGGTAGACGAAATGGACCCGGGCGCGGTACCGTTCCGCGAGCGCCGCGACCGCTTCGCAGATATCCTCAAGCGGTTTCCCGAAATTCTCGCGCCGGTGCGCCGTGATCGTGACGATCTCCTTCTCTCCGAAAGGCAGCCCCGCCAGCGGAGAGCGCTCCAGCTTAAAAGGAAGCCCAGCGGCAAGACGGAGCGCGTCGATCACCGTGTTCCCAGTTACATGAACGCTCCGCGGCTCGACGCCCTCCGCCAGCAGGTTCTCGCGCGCGCCCGCGGTCGGCGCAAAATGCAAATCCGCGATCGTTCCGGCGATCCGCCGGTTAATTTCCTCCGGATACGGGGCCCATTTCTGAAAACTGCGCAGCCCGGCTTCAACATGTCCCACGCGGATCCGGTTATAAAACGCGGCCAGCGCCGCCGCCATGACGGTCGTCGTATCCCCCTGAACGAGGAGCCAGTCCGGACGCAGCGCGTCCAGCGCCGGCTGGATCCCGGTCAGGATCGCCGCCGTCAGCCCACTCAGCGTCTGATCCGCGGTCATCAGGCTCAGGTCCAGATCGCGTTCCATCCCGAAGACGCCGAGAACCTCCTCGGCCATCTCGCGGTGCTGCCCGGTCAGGCAGAAAACCGTCTCCATGTCCGGAGCGGCGCGCAGCCGACGGACTACAGGGATCAGCTTGATAACTTCCGGACGCGTCCCGGCGACGACCATGATTTTCATGAATAAAACCTCGCGTTCTTCGATTTTGGGCGGAGGGAACGAACCGCCTGGCTGTTTCCGATTATACTTATTTTAATCGACAAATTTCATCCGAAAACGAACGCCAGCGCCGCTCCCGCTGTCCGCGCGCCGGGCGTATCGATCGATCCGGAGGGGTCCTGCTCATGCTCGCGAAAGTTATTTCCTGCGCCCTGACCGATTTGGACGGGACGCTGATCGACGTTGAAGTCGATACGTCGTTTTCCTCGCTCCCCAAAACGATTATCGTCGGCCTTCCCGACCTCGCGGTCCAGGAGAGCCGCGAGCGCGTCAACGCCGCCTTCCGTAACTCCGGGATCCAATACCCGCGTTACAAAGTGACCGTCAACCTCGCCCCGGCGGACATCCGCAAAGAAGGGCCGTCGTTCGACCTGCCGATCGCGGTCGGGTGCATGGCGGCGGCGGGGATTATCGACGCGTCCGCCTACGCCGGCAGCCTGATTATCGGCGAGCTGTCGCTCGACGGATCGGTCCGGCATGTCCGCGGGATTCTTCCGATTACCGCCCGGGCGAAGGAAGCCGGTTTCGCCAGCGTCTTCGTCCCCGCCGTCGACGCCAAAGAAGCGGCGCTCGTCCCGGGAATTAC includes:
- a CDS encoding UDP-N-acetylglucosamine 2-epimerase, which produces MKIMVVAGTRPEVIKLIPVVRRLRAAPDMETVFCLTGQHREMAEEVLGVFGMERDLDLSLMTADQTLSGLTAAILTGIQPALDALRPDWLLVQGDTTTVMAAALAAFYNRIRVGHVEAGLRSFQKWAPYPEEINRRIAGTIADLHFAPTAGARENLLAEGVEPRSVHVTGNTVIDALRLAAGLPFKLERSPLAGLPFGEKEIVTITAHRRENFGKPLEDICEAVAALAERYRARVHFVYPVHLNPRVRSVVFAKLQGVENLTLLDPLDYLSMVQLVRRSALVLTDSGGLQEEAPGLGVPVLVLRSVTERPEGVASGNVRLVGTNPETILRETSRILDDETARRAMAGAVNPYGDGRAAERIVELLRNS